In the Haloferula helveola genome, one interval contains:
- the rpoB gene encoding DNA-directed RNA polymerase subunit beta: MADRLQFGKIEEVIDAPNLIEVQSRSYEDFLHKDVAPGDRADTGLQAVFREVFPIKSYDEAIELDFVAYDIEEPKITSLEALRSGESFSAALYVTFKLKDETGVKKERVYMGELPMMTRRGTFIINGAERVIVSQLHRSPGICFETSQHLNGKTLHSFRIIPDRGSWLEVQFDTNDLLYVYLDRRRRRRKFLATTFLRALGFPTDRDIVTHFYNVQKLKLKEDMDEQELGHMVPFEDILDGEVIVAKAYEPLTIGIVRQLLALGHKQVEVIDGREDEILLKSLRKDPAHDEDSALKDIYRKLRPGDPPTASNARALLKRLFFDPKKYDLTRVGRYKINSKLEIGVDSDERIMVSEDFLAAVKYLLRLKKGEGVIDDIDHLGSRRVRAVGELLANQCRVGLARTERLVKERMTLFDVNIEGMTPQKLINPKALSAVVRDFFGRSQLSQFMDQTNPLAELTHKRRLSALGPGGLNRDRAGFEVRDVHPSHYGRICPIETPEGPNIGLINSMCTYARINEFGFIETPYRRVKNGKVSNEIEYLTADQEEKFLIAQANNPIEKTGKFLNEKVTAREAGGEFIEVDPSAVDYMDVSPKQLVSVAAGLIPFLEHDDANRALMGSNMQRQGVPLLVSESPLVGTGLEAKTAEDSRAVVVSEADGIVAAATAEIVVTTEDGTLPVADEKFLSDPESVKTNVKKGIFAYPLRKFMRSNAGTCINQKPIVKKGDKIKKGDVLADGPNTEDGELALGRNVLVAFMPWNGYNFEDAIVISERVVKEDVYTSIHISEFDVAARDTKLGPEEITRDIPNVGEEALKNLDHDGIVRIGAEVKPGDILIGKITPKSETELAPEERLLRAIFGEKAADVKDTSLRVPSGCTGIVQDIRISQSGMPRKKAEKIDPAELKKQLKKINDEHKKKSDKLTDDLTEKLSDILLGEKIPLDVVNAQTGEIIIPANRKITKTLLRKLASVHDHIEIDPSPIRNKILEIIGSFEGRFQELDTERERKLDQLESGDEVDPGVIKEVKVFIAAKRKLSVGDKMAGRHGNKGVVATIVPEEDMPFLEDGTPVDICLNPLGVPSRMNVGQVLETHLGVAAKALGFKVATPIFDGIPEAKIWEFMSEAKKVDGVNFIGDKGTVRERKKTEPEGRGFTWIGDGKDGSTGGKSTLYDGRTGEAFHQPVVVGYIYMLKLGHLVADKIHARAVGPYSLVTQQPLGGKAQYGGQRFGEMEVWALEAYGAAYTLQELLTVKSDDVQGRTRIYEAIVKGDNNLEAGTPESFNVLIKEMQSLGLDVRPGKLGSELGAVPKEGDDFSLDDLTL; this comes from the coding sequence ATGGCCGACCGTCTCCAATTCGGGAAAATCGAGGAAGTGATCGACGCTCCGAACCTCATCGAGGTCCAGAGCCGTTCTTATGAAGACTTCCTGCACAAGGATGTTGCTCCCGGCGACCGCGCCGATACCGGGCTTCAGGCCGTGTTCCGCGAAGTCTTCCCGATCAAGAGCTACGACGAGGCGATCGAACTCGACTTTGTCGCCTACGACATCGAAGAGCCGAAAATCACTTCGCTCGAAGCCCTGCGCAGTGGCGAAAGCTTCTCCGCCGCTCTCTACGTGACCTTCAAGCTGAAGGACGAGACCGGCGTCAAGAAGGAGCGCGTCTACATGGGCGAGCTGCCGATGATGACCCGCCGCGGCACGTTCATCATCAACGGCGCCGAGCGCGTCATCGTCTCCCAGCTGCACCGCTCGCCGGGCATCTGCTTCGAGACTTCCCAACACCTCAACGGCAAGACCCTTCACTCGTTCCGGATCATCCCGGACCGCGGTTCGTGGCTTGAGGTCCAGTTCGACACGAACGACCTGCTCTACGTCTACCTCGACCGCCGTCGTCGTCGTCGCAAGTTCCTCGCGACCACTTTCCTTCGTGCCCTCGGTTTCCCCACCGACCGCGACATCGTCACCCATTTCTACAATGTCCAGAAGCTGAAGCTGAAGGAGGACATGGACGAGCAGGAGCTCGGACACATGGTTCCCTTCGAGGACATCCTCGACGGCGAGGTGATCGTGGCGAAGGCCTACGAACCCCTCACGATCGGCATCGTCCGCCAGCTTCTCGCGCTCGGCCACAAACAGGTCGAGGTGATCGACGGCCGTGAGGACGAGATTCTCCTCAAGTCGCTCCGCAAGGACCCGGCTCATGATGAGGACAGCGCGCTCAAGGACATCTATCGCAAGCTGCGTCCCGGTGATCCGCCGACCGCTTCGAACGCCCGCGCGCTCCTGAAGCGTCTGTTCTTCGATCCGAAGAAGTACGACCTCACCCGCGTCGGCCGTTACAAGATCAACAGCAAGCTCGAGATCGGCGTCGATTCCGACGAACGCATCATGGTGTCGGAGGACTTCCTCGCCGCCGTGAAGTATCTCCTTCGCCTCAAGAAGGGCGAGGGCGTGATCGACGATATCGACCACCTCGGCTCCCGCCGCGTGCGTGCCGTCGGTGAACTCCTCGCGAACCAGTGCCGCGTGGGCCTCGCCCGCACGGAGCGTCTGGTCAAGGAGCGGATGACCCTGTTCGACGTGAATATCGAGGGCATGACCCCACAGAAGCTCATCAACCCGAAGGCCCTGTCGGCTGTGGTGCGTGACTTCTTCGGCCGGTCCCAGCTTTCGCAGTTCATGGACCAGACCAACCCGCTGGCCGAGCTGACTCACAAGCGCCGCCTTTCGGCACTCGGCCCCGGTGGTCTGAACCGTGACCGTGCCGGCTTCGAGGTGCGTGACGTCCACCCGTCCCACTACGGCCGGATCTGCCCGATCGAGACCCCGGAAGGTCCGAACATCGGTCTGATCAACTCGATGTGCACCTACGCGCGCATCAATGAGTTCGGTTTCATCGAGACGCCCTACCGACGGGTCAAGAACGGCAAGGTTTCGAATGAGATCGAATACCTCACCGCCGACCAGGAAGAGAAGTTCCTCATCGCCCAGGCGAACAACCCGATCGAGAAGACCGGCAAGTTCCTCAACGAGAAGGTCACTGCCCGTGAGGCGGGTGGCGAGTTCATCGAAGTCGACCCGTCCGCGGTCGACTACATGGACGTTTCACCGAAGCAGCTGGTGTCCGTTGCGGCAGGCCTGATTCCGTTCCTCGAGCACGATGACGCGAACCGCGCGCTCATGGGATCGAACATGCAGCGCCAGGGTGTGCCGCTCCTCGTTTCCGAGTCGCCGCTGGTCGGCACCGGCCTTGAAGCCAAGACGGCGGAGGATTCCCGAGCCGTGGTGGTTTCGGAAGCCGACGGCATCGTTGCCGCCGCCACCGCGGAAATCGTCGTCACCACCGAGGATGGAACGCTCCCCGTCGCTGACGAGAAGTTCCTCTCTGACCCGGAGTCGGTGAAGACCAACGTGAAGAAGGGAATCTTCGCTTATCCGCTGCGCAAGTTCATGCGCTCGAACGCCGGCACCTGCATCAACCAGAAGCCAATCGTCAAGAAGGGCGACAAGATCAAGAAGGGCGACGTTCTCGCCGACGGTCCGAACACCGAAGACGGCGAGCTTGCCCTCGGCCGCAACGTGCTCGTCGCGTTCATGCCGTGGAACGGCTACAACTTCGAGGATGCCATCGTGATTTCCGAGCGGGTGGTGAAGGAGGACGTCTACACCTCCATCCACATTTCCGAATTCGATGTCGCCGCGCGTGACACGAAGCTCGGTCCGGAAGAGATCACCCGTGACATTCCGAATGTCGGTGAGGAAGCGCTCAAGAATCTCGACCACGACGGTATCGTCCGGATCGGCGCCGAGGTGAAGCCGGGCGACATCCTGATCGGCAAGATCACTCCGAAGTCCGAGACCGAGCTTGCCCCGGAAGAGCGCCTGCTGCGCGCGATTTTCGGTGAGAAGGCCGCCGACGTGAAGGATACCTCGCTGCGTGTTCCTTCCGGCTGCACCGGCATCGTCCAGGACATCCGGATTTCCCAAAGCGGCATGCCGCGCAAGAAGGCGGAGAAAATCGATCCGGCCGAGCTCAAGAAGCAGCTCAAGAAGATCAACGACGAGCACAAGAAGAAATCGGACAAGCTGACCGACGACCTGACCGAGAAGCTCTCGGACATCCTGCTCGGCGAGAAGATCCCGCTCGACGTGGTCAACGCCCAGACCGGCGAGATCATCATCCCGGCCAACCGAAAGATCACCAAGACCCTGCTGCGCAAGCTGGCATCGGTCCACGATCACATTGAGATCGATCCCTCGCCGATCCGGAACAAGATCCTCGAGATCATCGGATCGTTCGAAGGCCGCTTCCAGGAACTCGACACCGAGCGTGAGCGCAAGCTCGACCAACTTGAGTCGGGCGACGAAGTCGATCCGGGCGTCATCAAGGAGGTGAAGGTCTTCATCGCCGCCAAGCGCAAGCTTTCGGTCGGTGACAAGATGGCCGGTCGCCACGGAAACAAGGGTGTTGTCGCAACCATCGTTCCCGAGGAAGACATGCCTTTCCTTGAGGACGGCACTCCGGTCGACATCTGCCTCAACCCGCTCGGCGTGCCGTCGCGGATGAACGTCGGGCAGGTCCTCGAGACCCACCTCGGCGTCGCCGCCAAGGCGCTCGGATTCAAGGTGGCTACTCCGATTTTCGATGGTATTCCGGAAGCCAAGATCTGGGAGTTCATGTCGGAGGCCAAGAAGGTCGACGGTGTGAATTTCATCGGCGACAAGGGCACGGTCCGGGAAAGGAAGAAGACCGAACCCGAAGGCCGCGGATTCACCTGGATCGGCGACGGCAAGGACGGTTCCACCGGCGGTAAGTCGACCCTCTACGATGGTCGCACCGGCGAGGCCTTCCACCAGCCGGTGGTTGTCGGATACATCTACATGCTGAAGCTCGGCCACCTTGTGGCTGACAAGATCCACGCCCGTGCGGTCGGTCCCTACTCGCTCGTTACCCAGCAGCCGCTCGGTGGTAAGGCCCAGTATGGTGGCCAGCGTTTCGGGGAGATGGAGGTGTGGGCGCTCGAAGCCTACGGCGCCGCCTACACGCTTCAGGAACTCCTCACCGTGAAGTCCGACGACGTCCAAGGACGGACCCGGATCTACGAAGCCATCGTCAAGGGCGACAACAACCTCGAAGCGGGAACGCCCGAGTCGTTCAACGTCCTCATCAAGGAGATGCAGTCGCTCGGACTTGACGTCCGGCCCGGCAAGCTCGGTTCCGAGCTCGGCGCCGTTCCGAAGGAAGGCGACGACTTCTCGCTCGACGACCTCACACTCTAA
- the rplL gene encoding 50S ribosomal protein L7/L12, translated as MADIAAIAEELGKLTVLEAAELVKKLEEEWGVSAAAPVAAVAAGPAAGGDAGAAAEEKTEFDVVIAEAGGNKIAVIKAVREVSPGLGLADAKKLVESAPATIVEGAAKDAAEEAKKKLEEAGAKVELK; from the coding sequence ATGGCTGATATTGCTGCAATTGCTGAAGAACTCGGCAAGCTTACCGTTCTGGAAGCTGCCGAACTTGTGAAGAAACTCGAAGAAGAGTGGGGCGTTTCCGCCGCTGCTCCTGTGGCTGCTGTCGCAGCCGGCCCTGCTGCCGGTGGTGACGCTGGTGCCGCTGCCGAGGAAAAGACCGAATTCGACGTCGTCATCGCTGAAGCCGGTGGCAACAAGATTGCCGTCATTAAGGCAGTCCGCGAAGTGTCGCCCGGTCTTGGCCTCGCCGACGCCAAGAAGCTCGTCGAAAGCGCTCCCGCCACGATCGTGGAAGGTGCCGCCAAGGACGCCGCCGAAGAAGCGAAGAAGAAGCTCGAAGAGGCTGGCGCCAAGGTCGAGCTCAAGTAA
- the rplJ gene encoding 50S ribosomal protein L10 → MNPDKKIIIDELLERVNTSPFVLVVEYTGMTVPQFSELRTRLAASGAECHVAKNTYMKKALAEAGLPDTGDALAGQTAFVTGESDVAAAAKVLKSFEKEFQKPAIKLGILDGDILDEAQVKAIAELPSREVLLATLLGVINAPASKLVRTINEPGSSLARVIQAKFNPEG, encoded by the coding sequence ATGAATCCCGACAAGAAAATCATCATCGACGAATTGCTCGAGCGGGTGAACACCTCGCCCTTCGTGCTTGTGGTGGAATACACCGGCATGACCGTGCCGCAGTTCTCGGAACTGCGCACCCGCCTCGCCGCCTCCGGCGCCGAGTGCCATGTTGCGAAGAACACCTACATGAAGAAGGCGCTCGCCGAAGCGGGTCTCCCTGATACGGGCGACGCGCTCGCCGGCCAGACCGCCTTCGTCACGGGTGAGTCCGACGTCGCCGCCGCGGCCAAGGTTCTCAAGAGCTTCGAGAAGGAGTTTCAGAAGCCGGCGATCAAGCTTGGCATCCTCGATGGGGATATCCTCGACGAGGCCCAGGTCAAGGCGATCGCCGAACTTCCGTCCCGCGAGGTCCTGCTTGCGACCCTCCTCGGCGTCATCAACGCCCCGGCTTCCAAGCTGGTGCGCACCATCAACGAGCCCGGTTCCTCGCTCGCGCGGGTCATCCAGGCCAAGTTCAACCCCGAAGGCTGA
- the rplA gene encoding 50S ribosomal protein L1 encodes MSKHRSKRYQKAAALVEEGKTYGLEEAVGTVKKFPAPKFDPTVTVSFHLGVDPRKSDQMVRGSVSLPHGTGKNVRVAVFAAGAAAEAATAAGAEHVGFEDLIKKVQEGFTDFDVAIATPEAMTEVRKIARVLGPRGLMPNPKTGTVTDDTAKAVNEVKAGRIDFKLDKNGNVAGSIGRASFNEAALIENAQAFIDSVKRAKPASAKGNYIRSVTVAAAMCPGVPLESSLFATN; translated from the coding sequence ATGTCCAAACACCGCAGCAAACGCTACCAGAAAGCCGCCGCTCTCGTCGAAGAGGGCAAGACCTACGGACTCGAGGAGGCCGTCGGAACCGTGAAGAAATTCCCGGCGCCGAAGTTCGACCCGACCGTTACCGTTTCCTTCCACCTCGGCGTGGATCCCCGCAAGAGTGACCAGATGGTCCGCGGATCCGTGTCGCTGCCTCACGGCACCGGCAAGAACGTCCGCGTTGCGGTCTTCGCCGCTGGCGCCGCCGCCGAAGCCGCTACCGCGGCCGGAGCCGAGCACGTCGGATTCGAAGATCTGATCAAGAAGGTCCAGGAAGGCTTCACCGACTTCGATGTCGCGATCGCGACGCCGGAAGCAATGACCGAAGTCCGCAAGATCGCACGGGTCCTCGGCCCCCGCGGTCTCATGCCGAACCCGAAGACCGGCACCGTGACCGACGACACCGCGAAGGCCGTCAACGAGGTCAAGGCCGGCCGGATCGACTTCAAGCTCGACAAGAACGGCAACGTCGCCGGTTCCATCGGCCGCGCCTCGTTCAACGAAGCCGCCCTGATCGAGAACGCCCAGGCATTCATCGACAGCGTCAAGCGCGCCAAGCCAGCTTCGGCCAAGGGCAACTACATCCGCAGCGTCACCGTCGCCGCCGCCATGTGCCCGGGAGTGCCGCTTGAGTCGTCCCTCTTCGCCACCAACTGA
- the rplK gene encoding 50S ribosomal protein L11, with translation MAKEIVNVIKLQIPAGGANPSPPVGPALGQAGVNIMGFCKEFNAATQAQAGEVLPCVISVYKDKSFTFITKKPPAANLLKKAAGIASGSGEPNKKKIGKISKAKLMEVVETKMPDLNTNDPEAAARILAGTARQMGLEIEGM, from the coding sequence ATGGCCAAGGAAATCGTCAACGTCATCAAGCTCCAGATCCCGGCTGGAGGCGCCAATCCGTCCCCGCCCGTCGGTCCCGCCCTCGGTCAGGCCGGTGTCAACATCATGGGCTTCTGCAAGGAGTTCAACGCCGCCACCCAGGCCCAGGCCGGTGAGGTGCTGCCGTGCGTGATCTCCGTCTACAAGGACAAGAGCTTCACCTTCATCACCAAGAAGCCGCCTGCAGCCAACCTTCTGAAGAAGGCCGCGGGTATCGCGTCGGGTTCGGGTGAGCCGAACAAGAAGAAGATCGGCAAGATATCCAAGGCCAAGCTGATGGAGGTCGTCGAAACCAAGATGCCCGATCTCAACACCAACGACCCGGAGGCAGCCGCCCGCATTCTTGCCGGCACCGCCCGCCAGATGGGTCTCGAAATCGAAGGCATGTAA
- the nusG gene encoding transcription termination/antitermination protein NusG, which yields MPVIPPAEKQWYVVHVLSGQEGRVRDRILRQAEAEELGDCIFEVLVPMEMVSEIRRGKKTETKKKFFPGYIIVNMNLLTEDNQLVEKTWYFIKEMEGVIGFAGTKDRPIPMRQREVDAMLSQIKEREESVRPAISFEVGDTVKVADGPFESQNGVVEEIDPEKGKLRVSVTIFGRATPVELEYWQVERA from the coding sequence ATGCCCGTCATTCCTCCAGCAGAGAAGCAGTGGTATGTCGTTCACGTCCTCTCCGGTCAGGAGGGGAGGGTGCGCGACCGCATTTTGCGCCAAGCCGAAGCCGAAGAGCTCGGCGACTGCATCTTCGAAGTGCTGGTCCCGATGGAAATGGTTTCCGAAATCCGTCGCGGCAAGAAGACGGAGACGAAGAAGAAATTCTTCCCCGGCTACATCATCGTCAACATGAACCTCCTGACGGAGGACAACCAGCTCGTCGAGAAGACCTGGTACTTCATCAAGGAGATGGAAGGCGTGATCGGCTTCGCCGGCACCAAGGACCGTCCGATCCCGATGCGCCAGCGCGAGGTCGACGCGATGCTTTCGCAGATCAAGGAGCGCGAGGAGAGCGTCCGTCCCGCGATCAGCTTCGAGGTCGGCGATACCGTCAAGGTCGCCGACGGCCCGTTCGAGAGCCAGAACGGCGTGGTCGAGGAGATCGACCCCGAAAAGGGCAAGCTGCGCGTCTCGGTCACCATTTTCGGCCGAGCGACGCCGGTCGAACTCGAATACTGGCAGGTCGAGCGCGCCTGA
- a CDS encoding preprotein translocase subunit SecE, whose translation MFAKVSRFIGEVKGELRKANWPWESDPKIKGFKKYRELVDSTVVVLIATILLAGFVALWDIIHTNVIFFLTSLGSK comes from the coding sequence ATGTTCGCGAAAGTATCCCGCTTCATCGGTGAAGTGAAAGGTGAGCTCCGCAAGGCCAACTGGCCCTGGGAGTCCGATCCGAAGATCAAGGGCTTCAAGAAATACAGGGAGCTCGTTGATTCGACCGTGGTCGTACTCATCGCCACCATCCTGCTCGCCGGATTCGTGGCCCTTTGGGACATCATCCACACCAACGTCATTTTCTTCCTCACCAGCCTCGGCAGCAAGTAA
- the tuf gene encoding elongation factor Tu, whose translation MAKEAFTRNKPHVNVGTIGHVDHGKTTLTAAITNTLAETGGAVAKAYDEIDGAPEERERGITISTAHVEYETENRHYAHVDCPGHADYVKNMITGAAQMDGGILVVSAADGPMPQTREHILLARQVGVPALVVFLNKVDMVDDEELLELVEMEVRDLLSTYEFPGDDIPIVKGSALKALEGDADHKANILKLMEAVDSYIPEPERPIDQPFLMPIEDVFSIEGRGTVCTGRVERGIIKKMEEVEIVGIRDTQKTTVTDIEMFRKLLDEGRAGDNVGLLIRGLKKTDVERGQVIAKPGSVTPHKKFTAEIYVLSKDEGGRHTPFFSNYRPQFYFRTTDVTGSIKLPDGVEMVMPGDNVSLEVELITPIAMEKTMRFAIREGGRTVGAGRVGDILD comes from the coding sequence ATGGCCAAAGAAGCATTCACGCGGAACAAGCCCCACGTCAACGTCGGGACCATCGGTCACGTTGACCACGGCAAGACCACCCTCACCGCAGCAATCACGAACACCCTCGCCGAAACGGGTGGAGCCGTCGCCAAGGCGTACGACGAAATCGACGGTGCACCGGAAGAACGTGAGCGCGGAATCACCATCTCGACCGCACACGTCGAGTATGAGACCGAAAACCGTCACTACGCGCACGTCGACTGCCCCGGCCACGCCGACTACGTGAAGAACATGATCACCGGCGCCGCCCAGATGGACGGTGGTATCCTCGTGGTTTCCGCCGCGGACGGCCCGATGCCCCAGACCCGTGAGCACATCCTGCTCGCCCGTCAGGTGGGTGTCCCGGCTCTCGTGGTCTTCCTCAACAAGGTCGACATGGTCGACGACGAGGAGCTCCTCGAACTCGTTGAGATGGAAGTCCGTGACCTCCTCTCGACCTACGAATTCCCGGGCGACGACATTCCGATCGTCAAGGGTTCGGCACTCAAGGCTCTCGAAGGCGACGCCGACCACAAGGCCAACATCCTCAAGCTGATGGAAGCGGTCGATTCCTACATTCCGGAGCCGGAGCGTCCGATCGACCAGCCTTTCCTCATGCCCATCGAGGACGTGTTCTCGATCGAAGGTCGCGGCACCGTCTGCACCGGCCGTGTCGAGCGTGGCATCATCAAGAAGATGGAGGAAGTCGAGATCGTCGGCATCCGCGACACGCAGAAGACCACCGTCACCGACATCGAAATGTTCCGCAAGCTCCTCGACGAGGGTCGCGCGGGTGACAATGTCGGCCTGCTCATCCGTGGTCTCAAGAAGACCGACGTCGAGCGCGGTCAGGTGATCGCCAAGCCCGGTTCGGTGACTCCTCACAAGAAGTTCACCGCCGAGATCTACGTCCTGTCCAAGGACGAAGGCGGCCGCCACACCCCGTTCTTCTCGAACTATCGTCCGCAGTTCTACTTCCGCACGACCGACGTGACCGGTTCGATCAAGCTCCCCGACGGTGTGGAGATGGTCATGCCCGGTGACAACGTCAGCCTCGAGGTCGAACTGATCACTCCGATCGCCATGGAGAAGACCATGCGCTTCGCGATCCGCGAAGGTGGCCGCACCGTTGGTGCGGGCCGCGTGGGCGATATCCTTGACTAA
- a CDS encoding TIGR00282 family metallophosphoesterase produces MDALRMLFLGDVVGEPGRRAVIGELPSLKKELGLDFIVVNGENAAGGRGITPKIAIDLLRAGAAVITTGDHVWDQQEIVDYFPTEPRLLRPINYPEGTPGAGSVVLETPKGPVAVLQGQGRTFIQPPLENPFLLLEQEIERLREKGIRMIFVDFHAETTSEKIALGYALDGKASVVAGTHTHVQTADDRILAGGTGCLTDAGMCGPENSVLGRAAESVVWRFRTGMPTRFPVAKGPVRLCGLVADLDPESGRCLRIERFSRRIDASEDEG; encoded by the coding sequence ATGGATGCCTTGCGAATGCTTTTCCTCGGGGACGTGGTCGGGGAGCCGGGAAGACGGGCGGTGATCGGCGAATTGCCGTCACTCAAGAAAGAACTCGGTCTCGATTTCATCGTCGTCAACGGCGAGAACGCGGCCGGTGGCCGGGGTATTACTCCGAAAATCGCGATCGATCTGCTTCGCGCCGGAGCCGCCGTCATCACCACCGGCGATCATGTCTGGGATCAGCAGGAAATTGTCGATTACTTTCCCACCGAACCCCGACTGTTGCGCCCGATCAACTACCCGGAAGGGACTCCCGGCGCGGGTTCGGTCGTGCTGGAGACGCCCAAAGGGCCAGTGGCGGTCCTGCAGGGTCAGGGCCGGACCTTCATCCAGCCTCCGCTCGAGAATCCGTTCCTCCTGCTGGAGCAGGAAATCGAGCGACTCAGGGAAAAGGGGATCCGGATGATCTTCGTCGACTTCCACGCCGAGACCACCAGCGAGAAGATCGCGCTGGGGTATGCGCTCGACGGCAAGGCGTCGGTGGTCGCGGGCACCCACACCCACGTCCAGACCGCGGACGACAGGATTCTTGCCGGCGGCACGGGCTGCCTGACCGACGCCGGGATGTGCGGGCCTGAGAATTCGGTGCTCGGACGGGCCGCCGAATCCGTGGTTTGGCGGTTCCGGACGGGCATGCCCACCCGCTTTCCCGTGGCCAAGGGACCGGTGCGTCTTTGTGGCCTCGTGGCGGACCTTGATCCCGAGAGCGGAAGGTGCCTTCGCATCGAACGGTTTTCACGTCGGATCGACGCTTCGGAGGACGAGGGTTGA
- a CDS encoding N-acetylmuramoyl-L-alanine amidase, translated as MKAARSIVPLLLVGIIAIGAGIWFWLESSGEKEDPAKQPELPAPAAGQPEPKGGTTPTPPVPPKRPPLSDLAEVPDWNELNRWQSTVTRSEFTSMLQEVFTVSPAWRQWFHIGESDVLIETGVPDERFRLRFAKPGLASENPRDWRAAAELGPAPPGLPLDGLRIAIDPGHIGGPWAKIEERWFQIDSEIPVKEGDLTLLVAQLLKPRLEALGAEVELVRESTEPVTDYRPETLMEKAREMQPDTPRQLAERLFYRTAEIRARADLVNRRLRPDLVLCLHFNAEGWGNPAKPTLVNRHHLHLLLNGAYTDDEVGLADQRYQIVRKIVEKIHPEETAVAKSVASRFVEASKLPPYLYEIDSRRAVNIDGNPYLWARNLLANRLYNRPVVFLEPYVMNSKADYARIQAGDFEGRRPVAGKPQPSIFREYADAVAGGLADYYRDARPAG; from the coding sequence ATGAAGGCCGCCCGTTCCATCGTCCCGCTCCTGCTGGTGGGGATCATCGCCATCGGGGCAGGCATTTGGTTCTGGCTCGAATCCTCGGGGGAAAAGGAGGATCCCGCAAAGCAACCCGAGCTGCCCGCACCCGCAGCCGGCCAGCCCGAGCCGAAGGGGGGAACCACTCCGACCCCACCGGTGCCGCCAAAGCGCCCGCCGCTCTCCGATCTGGCGGAGGTTCCCGATTGGAACGAACTCAACCGATGGCAGTCGACCGTGACCCGATCCGAGTTCACCAGCATGCTTCAGGAGGTATTCACCGTTTCGCCGGCTTGGCGGCAGTGGTTCCATATCGGCGAGTCGGACGTGCTCATCGAAACCGGCGTACCCGACGAGCGGTTCCGACTGCGGTTCGCCAAACCGGGTCTCGCATCCGAGAATCCGCGCGATTGGAGAGCGGCAGCCGAGTTGGGCCCGGCACCACCCGGGCTTCCGCTCGACGGGCTGAGGATCGCGATCGATCCCGGTCACATCGGTGGCCCTTGGGCGAAGATCGAGGAACGCTGGTTCCAGATCGACAGCGAGATTCCTGTGAAGGAAGGAGACCTCACCCTGCTGGTGGCCCAACTCCTCAAACCCCGTCTGGAAGCCCTTGGGGCGGAGGTCGAGCTCGTCAGGGAAAGCACCGAACCGGTCACCGACTACCGGCCCGAGACCCTGATGGAAAAGGCGCGGGAAATGCAGCCCGACACCCCCCGCCAGCTCGCCGAGCGACTTTTCTACCGGACAGCCGAAATCCGGGCCCGTGCTGACCTGGTGAACCGCCGGCTGCGCCCCGACCTCGTCCTTTGCCTGCACTTCAATGCCGAGGGATGGGGAAACCCGGCCAAGCCGACTCTGGTCAACCGCCACCACCTCCATCTGCTTCTCAACGGCGCCTACACCGACGACGAAGTCGGCCTCGCCGACCAGCGCTACCAGATCGTGCGGAAGATCGTTGAAAAGATCCACCCGGAGGAAACCGCAGTGGCGAAGTCGGTCGCGAGCCGTTTCGTCGAAGCGAGCAAGCTTCCTCCCTACCTCTACGAAATCGACTCGCGCCGCGCGGTGAACATCGACGGCAATCCCTACCTCTGGGCACGCAACCTCCTCGCCAACCGCCTCTACAACCGTCCGGTCGTTTTCCTCGAGCCCTACGTGATGAATTCGAAGGCCGACTACGCCCGGATTCAGGCCGGTGACTTCGAGGGCCGGCGGCCCGTGGCAGGGAAGCCCCAACCATCCATCTTCCGCGAATACGCCGATGCCGTCGCGGGCGGTCTGGCCGACTACTATCGCGACGCCCGGCCGGCCGGATAA